Proteins found in one Oncorhynchus mykiss isolate Arlee chromosome 3, USDA_OmykA_1.1, whole genome shotgun sequence genomic segment:
- the LOC110518297 gene encoding zinc finger protein 516 isoform X1 yields MNPRESGGGGVEAMETQAGGLEVGEEGGKASHGGDGEEGEEDKASAYDCNVCGRSFPFQSSLSQHMRRHTGARPYKCPYCDHRASQKGNLKVHIRSHKLRTLTSHHPEEEEGPEEEEDGSVEVGVSEGLDGGTSPTKSSSACNRVVNGDANTEEGIGKTAVRSVKREKSSSEQRPYCCRLCGYQTQREDQLLSHIEKVHITADMEDETNPVSQEAVATEGEAGTQVTDGAFPCETCGQVFTQAWFLKSHMKKHAGLLEHCCRVCGRRFREAWFLKSHMKTHNGSKASGRGKPRADSQEAAATINDVAQDPETNVTSTSLYQVCSKCGNLFHDRESLKAHEKIHSQAKQLTQGQRRPSDNGDSLGAKRRLLDYLNLRPAVEVKPQEEKRRLGQRIPELDPVCSYQAWQLATRGRVLEPVEAYSIKAGGEGDEVLAGGTVVYEKESSHYILEGQQRERRSGRRSSASGGGGSSHHTSPGEHTPESLSDSEYRPSSRQGRRSSSSQQSQSKSTECFECGKVFRSRHQMIVHQRVHQRRDGGRGSGSGGDNRAGQGGDRWGSTSDPESGSPSRPSNPGYGNSPPASTLGEDAPEMGTANAVPLTDEKPYVCSLCDFVSTESSAFLSHLRLQHTSDGRPIPDPSSSSERGTPSSFPKLKRALLHGLAQSSAPHPYLSARPSRDKCTAESSSPTDSHRVAPLDLCVRAEGHRGPASSALQQKGLPSHKCSYCSHSTHYLEVLWMHQTVAHRINSSALAPKWALLKNSFKGPREGSSSRRRTGPPPALDGRECPPLPPVVRTPRTRPPSLNGGQKKDSRDRAASQPSSSSSSSASGPQSVRPPRAGSSRQRGEAVPDHGQRSRSNSRPRVEIYPRGGCSTSSLEKSTAAGAPQQPSAPSPSVGGTTRLVERYMLPREGLGFMLSSKHGLAEYSRARSSPQPQPKPKPRSSQSHTQSHPQSQGRPRAERPAHNTTTAGQGYGASHSQTHGSAVQISSTSSSSAQRVEVKQEEARGVETPDLPMDILSFLKSCNSNDLATLYHRWGAANPLLDPTGMLRPLVRQGEYGCQECGKSFSQPSHLRTHMRSHTGERPFRCRLCPYRASQKGNLKTHVQSVHHVHFDNAQYPDYRPPGLDHDQEEEPGDWFSPNTTDPPRPNNRPTNVTSPGPKIELETPSIFPAPPHRQQRELRAVSETPPDRVTSA; encoded by the exons ATGAACCCcagagagagcggaggaggaggagtggaggccATGGAGACTCAGGCGGGAGGgctggaggtgggggaggagggaggcaaAGCCAGCCAcggaggagatggagaagagggggaagaagacAAGGCCTCAGCCTACGACTGCAACGTGTGTGGCCGCAGCTTCCCCTTCCAGAGCTCTCTGTCGCAGCACATGCGGCGCCACACAGGCGCACGTCCCTACAAGTGCCCCTACTGCGACCACCGCGCCTCCCAGAAGGGCAACCTCAAGGTCCACATCCGCAGCCACAAGCTACGCACGCTCACTAGCCACCACcccgaggaggaggaggggccagaggaggaagaggacgggTCAGTTGAAGTGGGTGTGTCTGAGGGCCTGGACGGTGGAACCAGTCCGACGAAGAGCAGCTCGGCCTGTAACAGGGTCGTCAACGGAGACGCTAACACAGAAGAGGGCATAGGGAAGACGGCGGTGAGGAGCGTCAAAAGGGAGAAGTCGAGCTCTGAGCAGCGGCCATATTGCTGCCGTCTGTGCGGGTACCAGACCCAGCGCGAGGACCAACTCCTCAGTCACATCGAGAAGGTCCACATCACAGCCGACATGGAAGACGAGACTAACCCAGTGAGTCAGGAGGCAGTGGCAACGGAGGGAGAAGCAGGGACTCAGGTCACTGATGGTGCCTTCCCCTGTGAGACGTGTGGCCAGGTGTTCACACAGGCCTGGTTCCTTAAGTCCCACATGAAGAAACACGCAGGCCTCCTTGAGCATTGTTGTCGGGTGTGCGGCCGCCGCTTCAGGGAAGCCTGGTTCCTCAAGAGCCACATGAAGACCCACAATGGCTCCAAGGCCTCCGGCCGGGGGAAACCCAGGGCAGACTCCCAAGAGGCCGCGGCCACCATCAACGACGTGGCCCAAGACCCAGAGACCAATGTGACCTCCACAAGCCTTTACCAGGTTTGCTCCAAGTGTGGAAACCTGTTCCATGACCGAGAGAGTCTGAAGGCCCACGAGAAGATCCACAGCCAGGCTAAGCAGCTGACACAGGGCCAGAGAAGACCTAGCGATAACGGGGACTCTCTCGGTGCCAAAAGGCGCCTCCTGGACTACCTCAACCTCCGGCCAGCTGTCGAAgtaaaaccccaggaagagaagaggCGCTTAGGCCAGAGGATCCCCGAGCTGGACCCAGTTTGTAGCTACCAGGCCTGGCAGCTGGCTACGCGGGGCAGGGTTCTTGAGCCTGTGGAGGCATACAGTATAAAGGCAGGTGGAGAAGGGGATGAGGTCCTGGCTGGAGGGACTGTGGTGTATGAGAAGGAGAGCAGCCACTACATCCTGGAGGGCCAGCAGAGGGAGCGACGTTCAGGGAGACGCAGCAGCGCCAGCGGGGGAGGGGGTAGTAGCCACCACACCTCCCCTGGGGAGCACACTCCCGAGAGCCTGAGTGACTCGGAGTACCGTCCCTCCTCCCGCCAGGGCCGACGTTCCTCCTCTTCCCAGCAGAGCCAGTCCAAGTCCACCGAGTGCTTTGAGTGCGGAAAGGTGTTCCGCAGCCGCCACCAGATGATTGTGCACCAGCGGGTCCACCAGAGGCGAGACGGGGGCAGGGGTTCCGGGTCCGGAGGGGACAACAGGGCAGGGCAAGGAGGGGACCGCTGGGGATCCACCAGTGATCCCGAATCAGGCTCCCCTAGCAGGCCCAGCAACCCAGGGTACGGGAACTCACCACCAGCCTCCACCCTGGGAGAGGACGCCCCTGAGATGGGCACCGCCAACGCAGTCCCACTGACAG ATGAGAAGCCTTATGTCTGCAGCCTGTGTGACTTTGTCAGCACAGAGTCCTCTGCCTTCCTGTCCCATCTACGTCTCCAGCACACCAGTGACGGCCGACCTATTCCCGACCCCAGCTCCAGCTCTGAGAGAGGCACCCCCAGTAGCTTCCCAAAGCTGAAGAGGGCTCTCCTCCACGGGCTTGCTCAATCCTCTGCCCCCCACCCTTACCTCTCTGCCCGACCGTCGAGAGACAAATGCACCGCCGAGAGCAGTTCACCCACTGACTCTCACCGTGTTGCTCCTCTGGACTTGTGTGTGAGAGCCGAGGGCCACAGGGGCCCGGCCTCCTCAGCTCTTCAGCAGAAGGGCCTGCCCAGTCATAAGTGCTCCTACTGCTCCCACTCCACCCACTACCTGGAGGTGCTGTGGATGCACCAGACCGTTGCCCATCGCATCAACAGCAGCGCCCTGGCCCCCAAATGGGCCCTCCTGAAGAATAGCTTCAAGGGCCCCCGAGAGGGCTCGTCCTCCAGGAGACGCACGGGCCCTCCTCCCGCTCTGGATGGGAGGGAGTGTCCCCCTTTGCCCCCTGTGGTGCGCACCCCCCGGACACGCCCCCCATCGTTGAATGGGGGCCAGAAGAAAGACAGCAGGGACAGGGCAGCCAGTCAACCcagctcttcctcctcctcctctgcctcagGCCCCCAGAGTGTGCGGCCTCCCAGGGCAGGCAGCAGCAGACAGAGAGGCGAGGCTGTGCCGGATCATGGCCAGCGCTCTCGCTCCAACTCTAGGCCCAGGGTGGAGATCTACCCACGTGGAGGCTGCTCGACCAGCTCCCTGGAGAAGAGCACTGCAGCCGGGGCTCCCCAGCAACCCTCAGCCCCTAGCCCCAGTGTCGGAGGAACTACCAGGCTGGTGGAAAGGTACATGTTGCCTCGGGAAGGCCTGGGATTCATGCTGTCCAGCAAACATGGCCttgcagagtacagcagagcCAGGAGCTCGCCTCAGCCCCAGCCCAAGCCCAAGCCCAGGAGCTCCCAGTCCCACACCCAGTCTCACCCACAGTCCCAGGGCAGACCCAGGGCAGAGCGCCCAGCCCACAACACCACCACGGCAGGCCAGGGCTATGGAGCCTCCCACTCCCAGACACATGGGAGCGCCGTCCAGatatcctccacctcctcctcctcagcccaGCGTGTGGAGGTGAAACAGGAGGAGGCACGGGGGGTGGAGACACCAGATCTGCCCATGGACATCCTCAGCTTCCTGAAGAGCTGCAACTCCAATGACCTGGCGACACTCTACCACCGCTGGGGCGCCGCCAACCCCCTACTGGACCCCACAG gGATGCTGAGGCCTCTGGTTCGACAAGGGGAATACGGCTGCCAAGAGTGCGGGAAGAGCTTCAGTCAGCCCAGTCACCTCCGCACACACATGAGATCCCACACAG GGGAGAGACCGTTCCGATGCCGCCTCTGCCCGTACCGAGCCTCTCAGAAAGGGAACCTGAAGACCCACGTCCAGAGTGTCCACCACGTACATTTCGACAACGCCCAGTACCCTGATTACAGACCACCGGGACTGGACCACGATCAGGAGGAGGAGCCGGGAGACTGGTTCTCACCCAACACCACCGACCCACCGCGACCTAATAACAGACCCACCAACGTGACATCCCCAGGGCCTAAGATAGAGCTGGAGACTCCATCCATATTCCCAGCCCCTCcccacagacagcagagagaactGAGAGCTGTGTCAGAGACACCACCTGACAGAGTGACATCAGCGTGA
- the LOC110518297 gene encoding zinc finger protein 516 isoform X2 → MNPRESGGGGVEAMETQAGGLEVGEEGGKASHGGDGEEGEEDKASAYDCNVCGRSFPFQSSLSQHMRRHTGARPYKCPYCDHRASQKGNLKVHIRSHKLRTLTSHHPEEEEGPEEEEDGSVEVGVSEGLDGGTSPTKSSSACNRVVNGDANTEEGIGKTAVRSVKREKSSSEQRPYCCRLCGYQTQREDQLLSHIEKVHITADMEDETNPVSQEAVATEGEAGTQVTDGAFPCETCGQVFTQAWFLKSHMKKHAGLLEHCCRVCGRRFREAWFLKSHMKTHNGSKASGRGKPRADSQEAAATINDVAQDPETNVTSTSLYQVCSKCGNLFHDRESLKAHEKIHSQAKQLTQGQRRPSDNGDSLGAKRRLLDYLNLRPAVEVKPQEEKRRLGQRIPELDPVCSYQAWQLATRGRVLEPVEAYSIKAGGEGDEVLAGGTVVYEKESSHYILEGQQRERRSGRRSSASGGGGSSHHTSPGEHTPESLSDSEYRPSSRQGRRSSSSQQSQSKSTECFECGKVFRSRHQMIVHQRVHQRRDGGRGSGSGGDNRAGQGGDRWGSTSDPESGSPSRPSNPGYGNSPPASTLGEDAPEMGTANAVPLTDEKPYVCSLCDFVSTESSAFLSHLRLQHTSDGRPIPDPSSSSERGTPSSFPKLKRALLHGLAQSSAPHPYLSARPSRDKCTAESSSPTDSHRVAPLDLCVRAEGHRGPASSALQQKGLPSHKCSYCSHSTHYLEVLWMHQTVAHRINSSALAPKWALLKNSFKGPREGSSSRRRTGPPPALDGRECPPLPPVVRTPRTRPPSLNGGQKKDSRDRAASQPSSSSSSSASGPQSVRPPRAGSSRQRGEAVPDHGQRSRSNSRPRVEIYPRGGCSTSSLEKSTAAGAPQQPSAPSPSVGGTTRLVERYMLPREGLGFMLSSKHGLAEYSRARSSPQPQPKPKPRSSQSHTQSHPQSQGRPRAERPAHNTTTAGQGYGASHSQTHGSAVQISSTSSSSAQRVEVKQEEARGVETPDLPMDILSFLKSCNSNDLATLYHRWGAANPLLDPTGMLRPLVRQGEYGCQECGKSFSQPSHLRTHMRSHTVVFDYNGLRGADAQTNSSEAPKQGRDRSDAASARTEPLRKGT, encoded by the exons ATGAACCCcagagagagcggaggaggaggagtggaggccATGGAGACTCAGGCGGGAGGgctggaggtgggggaggagggaggcaaAGCCAGCCAcggaggagatggagaagagggggaagaagacAAGGCCTCAGCCTACGACTGCAACGTGTGTGGCCGCAGCTTCCCCTTCCAGAGCTCTCTGTCGCAGCACATGCGGCGCCACACAGGCGCACGTCCCTACAAGTGCCCCTACTGCGACCACCGCGCCTCCCAGAAGGGCAACCTCAAGGTCCACATCCGCAGCCACAAGCTACGCACGCTCACTAGCCACCACcccgaggaggaggaggggccagaggaggaagaggacgggTCAGTTGAAGTGGGTGTGTCTGAGGGCCTGGACGGTGGAACCAGTCCGACGAAGAGCAGCTCGGCCTGTAACAGGGTCGTCAACGGAGACGCTAACACAGAAGAGGGCATAGGGAAGACGGCGGTGAGGAGCGTCAAAAGGGAGAAGTCGAGCTCTGAGCAGCGGCCATATTGCTGCCGTCTGTGCGGGTACCAGACCCAGCGCGAGGACCAACTCCTCAGTCACATCGAGAAGGTCCACATCACAGCCGACATGGAAGACGAGACTAACCCAGTGAGTCAGGAGGCAGTGGCAACGGAGGGAGAAGCAGGGACTCAGGTCACTGATGGTGCCTTCCCCTGTGAGACGTGTGGCCAGGTGTTCACACAGGCCTGGTTCCTTAAGTCCCACATGAAGAAACACGCAGGCCTCCTTGAGCATTGTTGTCGGGTGTGCGGCCGCCGCTTCAGGGAAGCCTGGTTCCTCAAGAGCCACATGAAGACCCACAATGGCTCCAAGGCCTCCGGCCGGGGGAAACCCAGGGCAGACTCCCAAGAGGCCGCGGCCACCATCAACGACGTGGCCCAAGACCCAGAGACCAATGTGACCTCCACAAGCCTTTACCAGGTTTGCTCCAAGTGTGGAAACCTGTTCCATGACCGAGAGAGTCTGAAGGCCCACGAGAAGATCCACAGCCAGGCTAAGCAGCTGACACAGGGCCAGAGAAGACCTAGCGATAACGGGGACTCTCTCGGTGCCAAAAGGCGCCTCCTGGACTACCTCAACCTCCGGCCAGCTGTCGAAgtaaaaccccaggaagagaagaggCGCTTAGGCCAGAGGATCCCCGAGCTGGACCCAGTTTGTAGCTACCAGGCCTGGCAGCTGGCTACGCGGGGCAGGGTTCTTGAGCCTGTGGAGGCATACAGTATAAAGGCAGGTGGAGAAGGGGATGAGGTCCTGGCTGGAGGGACTGTGGTGTATGAGAAGGAGAGCAGCCACTACATCCTGGAGGGCCAGCAGAGGGAGCGACGTTCAGGGAGACGCAGCAGCGCCAGCGGGGGAGGGGGTAGTAGCCACCACACCTCCCCTGGGGAGCACACTCCCGAGAGCCTGAGTGACTCGGAGTACCGTCCCTCCTCCCGCCAGGGCCGACGTTCCTCCTCTTCCCAGCAGAGCCAGTCCAAGTCCACCGAGTGCTTTGAGTGCGGAAAGGTGTTCCGCAGCCGCCACCAGATGATTGTGCACCAGCGGGTCCACCAGAGGCGAGACGGGGGCAGGGGTTCCGGGTCCGGAGGGGACAACAGGGCAGGGCAAGGAGGGGACCGCTGGGGATCCACCAGTGATCCCGAATCAGGCTCCCCTAGCAGGCCCAGCAACCCAGGGTACGGGAACTCACCACCAGCCTCCACCCTGGGAGAGGACGCCCCTGAGATGGGCACCGCCAACGCAGTCCCACTGACAG ATGAGAAGCCTTATGTCTGCAGCCTGTGTGACTTTGTCAGCACAGAGTCCTCTGCCTTCCTGTCCCATCTACGTCTCCAGCACACCAGTGACGGCCGACCTATTCCCGACCCCAGCTCCAGCTCTGAGAGAGGCACCCCCAGTAGCTTCCCAAAGCTGAAGAGGGCTCTCCTCCACGGGCTTGCTCAATCCTCTGCCCCCCACCCTTACCTCTCTGCCCGACCGTCGAGAGACAAATGCACCGCCGAGAGCAGTTCACCCACTGACTCTCACCGTGTTGCTCCTCTGGACTTGTGTGTGAGAGCCGAGGGCCACAGGGGCCCGGCCTCCTCAGCTCTTCAGCAGAAGGGCCTGCCCAGTCATAAGTGCTCCTACTGCTCCCACTCCACCCACTACCTGGAGGTGCTGTGGATGCACCAGACCGTTGCCCATCGCATCAACAGCAGCGCCCTGGCCCCCAAATGGGCCCTCCTGAAGAATAGCTTCAAGGGCCCCCGAGAGGGCTCGTCCTCCAGGAGACGCACGGGCCCTCCTCCCGCTCTGGATGGGAGGGAGTGTCCCCCTTTGCCCCCTGTGGTGCGCACCCCCCGGACACGCCCCCCATCGTTGAATGGGGGCCAGAAGAAAGACAGCAGGGACAGGGCAGCCAGTCAACCcagctcttcctcctcctcctctgcctcagGCCCCCAGAGTGTGCGGCCTCCCAGGGCAGGCAGCAGCAGACAGAGAGGCGAGGCTGTGCCGGATCATGGCCAGCGCTCTCGCTCCAACTCTAGGCCCAGGGTGGAGATCTACCCACGTGGAGGCTGCTCGACCAGCTCCCTGGAGAAGAGCACTGCAGCCGGGGCTCCCCAGCAACCCTCAGCCCCTAGCCCCAGTGTCGGAGGAACTACCAGGCTGGTGGAAAGGTACATGTTGCCTCGGGAAGGCCTGGGATTCATGCTGTCCAGCAAACATGGCCttgcagagtacagcagagcCAGGAGCTCGCCTCAGCCCCAGCCCAAGCCCAAGCCCAGGAGCTCCCAGTCCCACACCCAGTCTCACCCACAGTCCCAGGGCAGACCCAGGGCAGAGCGCCCAGCCCACAACACCACCACGGCAGGCCAGGGCTATGGAGCCTCCCACTCCCAGACACATGGGAGCGCCGTCCAGatatcctccacctcctcctcctcagcccaGCGTGTGGAGGTGAAACAGGAGGAGGCACGGGGGGTGGAGACACCAGATCTGCCCATGGACATCCTCAGCTTCCTGAAGAGCTGCAACTCCAATGACCTGGCGACACTCTACCACCGCTGGGGCGCCGCCAACCCCCTACTGGACCCCACAG gGATGCTGAGGCCTCTGGTTCGACAAGGGGAATACGGCTGCCAAGAGTGCGGGAAGAGCTTCAGTCAGCCCAGTCACCTCCGCACACACATGAGATCCCACACAG TCGTGTTTGATTATAACGGACTCCGAGGTGCTGACGCTCAAACCAACTCCTCGGAAGCTCCCAAACAA GGGAGAGACCGTTCCGATGCCGCCTCTGCCCGTACCGAGCCTCTCAGAAAGGGAACCTGA